A region from the Lysobacter sp. BMK333-48F3 genome encodes:
- a CDS encoding global regulator CLP-associated N-acetyltransferase, which translates to MGRVASSAETAPRVRLAELGDASDVAELLSQLGYPCTRDEAAERIAVLREDPRHYLLLAELDGHACGLIASHTRYSLTHGADLTRITALVVARSCYRQGIGRLLLREVERRARRDGVSRIEVTSNSGRLEAHEFYRRCGYADGSVKFVKTLGD; encoded by the coding sequence ATGGGACGAGTCGCATCGTCCGCCGAGACCGCACCCCGGGTGCGGCTCGCGGAACTGGGCGACGCCAGCGACGTGGCCGAGCTGCTGAGCCAGCTCGGCTACCCCTGCACCCGCGACGAAGCAGCCGAGCGCATCGCCGTGCTGCGCGAAGACCCGCGCCATTACCTCCTGCTGGCCGAGCTCGACGGCCACGCCTGCGGCCTGATCGCCAGCCACACCCGCTATTCGCTGACCCACGGCGCCGACCTGACCCGGATCACCGCGCTGGTGGTGGCCCGCTCCTGCTATCGCCAGGGCATCGGCCGGCTGCTGCTGCGCGAGGTCGAGCGCCGCGCCCGCCGCGACGGGGTCAGCCGGATCGAAGTGACCAGCAACAGCGGCCGCCTGGAGGCCCACGAGTTCTACCGCCGTTGCGGCTATGCCGACGGCTCGGTGAAGTTCGTCAAAACCCTCGGCGATTGA